The sequence below is a genomic window from Nicotiana tomentosiformis chromosome 6, ASM39032v3, whole genome shotgun sequence.
CACCTTATATAGCtatgtcttactaggattaaagaaatatttggagcacaaattctatgttttgtgctatTAAAACTATATCAAAATAAAACCCCGAAAAACTggagaaaaatcgagattaaaaACCCCAACGTTTGGTTTTgtctttagatttaataatctgacacaattggtttggtttggtaattaaaaaatacgaACCAAACCGACCTATGTACCTCCTTAAGTGTGGACATTgtgtttaaaagaaaaaaaaagacgtTTACACACATTAaaagtctctttattagaagatATAATTTTAAACGTATTTTGATATCTTATTACTATAAAAGTATGCCATGAGaagttaaaagttaaaaaattctattataaaaatatatagtaATCATCTAGAAGAAAGTAAAAATATAAGAGTGCGTATAAACTAAAGGAGATAAAGTACGTACTAAAATTACTAGTGATCTATTTCTCTCTTCGATTTGTTAACAGCTATGGCTGGCGGGTAGCCAACTTTGACACCTAGTTTACTGTCCATTCCATTTCTGGCGTAGAGATCAAAGTTAATCTCTCATACATGActagttaaaaaataaaaattaagacTTTGTCATGTGAAATACATTGAAATATTTTTGGAGTCCTTATCTCAAGGTTCTAAATTAATTGAATTCCAAACATTTTGTCGGAGTCAACTGCATAATTTCGATGCATTCTGAATTTTCCTTATCTAGaaaatgaagttatacaatttcAACTTTTGtagttttggaaattttctaacaATCTAGCTTTCCTAATCATCTTCTAGTTACAAGCATCTATTTTCTTGATTTAGCATAATAATTTTGGATATGAAATTGATTAATTCGAAAGAAACAGATGATTGTCTTATTACTTGCAGACTTCAGACTAATTAAGAAGATCGATTTCGGACTTCCCATTTTCCAAAAAACAGGAATTATTTTGTTCAAATATGTTAGAATTAAGTATTGGGGCTATCTGTTTATATTTACCTAGTTCTATCAGTTTCTGCCAATAGAAAATACGAAACTACCAGTTATGTTCATTTATAAGTAGTTCATTATCAAAAttggtcaattcataaaatattactaatattagccaattagctatttgtaatAAAAAAGGGTCAAAGTTTTGCTTTCTTTTAagtgggtgttattagaatagactTTACATCTTAAGAAGCTTGAATcttagttttgggatgatttggtgaagttttgatgtggtttgaattgaaaattcgaagtaaaaactgaacatgaaaaaatgatatgtgtatcatactgtgtatcacatatgtattatatttgtatcaattgtgtatcacatgtatacctATGTGTGAGATAtatgcgtgatacatgtttgatacatgtgtcgcagaaacctttttgaactcgatttaattacgaatttcgatacaaaaccagtccaaatcacctccaatcttcttcaaattttgtatattgacttatctatatgttttcaatgaattttaacTATATCCAATAAAAAAGTTCctttttttgcttagatttttggaatattgtatttttttttgtatttcatcaccttatttgctacctcatccatggaatttCCTTTCCGTCTTGCATTTAATGTTACTAATCACgtttaaaaatatggaaggaaatttttgcatgtgattctttgagagaaagaaccttatttatttgattttttaatttttatatatacttgaCTAGTTTTGATAAGTGTATAACTGATGATTAGAGGTTGATAAGCTGAGACTTATTTCGGACATTTGTGTAAGTTTCCCTAGAAAATACTCCACGAATATAATATCCCTTCCTCCAATACTGTCGTGGAATACACATAGAGACCCGCGTGTTGGACAGCTAAATTGGTGAGCTGTGTGCGCGTATTTTTAAATGCACTTTAATACCGAATTCTAATCCAATATTCAAGATTTCTGCTCTTTCAGAATCCAGACCTCATAAGCACGGGTGTACGTTCGGGCAGATGGATTTGGACATGaaaatttaattttgaatttttggttttcgaattaaaaaaataataattcaataagttTGAATGGATCGGATTTTTTAAGTGTGATTTTGGATTAATCAATTTGAATATTTCGGATTTTCGACTTTGAACATATAAGTTGATATATTTATTCTTCttacaaaaataacatccaaatAAAGTTTTCATGCAAGTAATAAAATCATTATTAAGAAAATACAATACAGACATAACTAATGCTGATATAAATTAACAATAGTAAAATAATATGCAAATAGTTGAATATATGAGCTAATGTCTAATGGGTAAGGTATTAGACTTATTAGTATTTGGTATATGAAATGGATTAATGTCTAATGGATAGCACCAAATATAAGgtataaaaattcaaatttccaaatattcAAAAATTCTTCGTACTAAATCCAACATACAATCCGTAATCCGAAAATTCAAACCAAAATTCAATAAATGCAAATTTCGATTATAATTATGGGTTTGTCCAAATTATGCCTATCCTACTCGCAGGCAATAAAAGATAGAGATAACGTGGAAAATGTTTGTAAACACGTACTTATATCAAATAAATAATGCACTTTCCTTTGGTGCTGACGTACCAAATGATATAATACGAGCGAGTAGGTTGGCATATTGGTCAAAACAAGACTCAATATTCAACCTGTATTATATGCTATATATCCAAAATCTAGCAcccttttaatttttcttttcttttatccatatataCATGTTTCTTTCTAGTTTCCTTGGGGTTGGCTTGACCTTGACTAGTGTAAAGAAAGTCAAAATATGATGGGCCGACATGAGGCAATTTAACTTACTTTATTGAATATACATGTCCTACTGAACCAACCACTTGCGTTACTAGTACAAATTTTACAACTATAAGTAAGCTGTtaagaaaatgaaagaatgaaaAGATCCTTCTAACTCTCAATATCCTATCTCTCTCTTTGATTTTCTCCTCACCTTCTTACAACTTGGTCAATTCCTAGTATTGTATTTAACCCTCTACTTTCATTGTGCTATCATCAGATATTTGAGAAGAAGTGTTACTTACACCTGAAGAAGGATTTTATTATTTGTGTATTGTTGAAATCCTACTAAGAAGAAATTAAAGCAATGGAATTCACAAGTTTGGTTGATACTTCCTTGGATTTGAGTTTTAGACCTCTTCCAGTTCTTGATAAAGTGGCGGTATGTGGAGATTTTTGGACTCTATGGTTCAGCCCAAATGAATATATGCTTCTGTGATTGTATTTTACTTAATATAGATGTTCTTTTTTGTTTTCAGAAACAAGAAGTTCAGAGTAATTTCACTGGATTGAGCAGAGACACTATGCTGGTGAAAGATGAGGTTTGTAACTTTTATTCTTGTTCACTCGATTATATTGGAGAAGCCTTagcataaataataaatttattgACGTGTGACAAGGAGGTCACGGATTCGAGTCGGGAAAACAGCCTATTGCAGAAATGTAAGATAAGGCTGCGTGCAATAGACCCTTGTAGTCCGACCCTTCCCGGACCCTGCGCATACCGAgaacttagtgcaccgggctggcCATTTTACTCGATTATATTGGAATAACTGTGAAGATTGGCTTTTTATGCGTTTGTTAATTTGTTTTATTTTGTATTGTGTTCATTCAGGCAGGTGATTTGTTGGAGGAACTGAACAGAGTGAGCAGTGAAAACAAGAAGCTAACAGAGATGCTCACAGTAGTGTGTGAAAATTACAATGCTTTAAGAAACCAATTAATGGAGTATATGAACAACCAGCAGAATAATGGTGTAGTAGATGATAGTGCTGGATCAAGGAAAAGAAAAGCTGAAAATATCTCCaatcccaacaacaacaacaaaaacaacaacttgGATATTGTTTGTGGACGTTCATCAGAAAGCAGCTCAAGTGATGAAGAGTCTAGTTGCAAGAAACCTAGAGAAGAGCACATAAAAACTAAGGTTTCTGTTGTTTCTATGAAGACAGAAGCATCTGATACTTCTCTTGTAAGTCCATACTCTTCTCTTAGTTAAAGACCCTTCAAACAATATTTTATGTGAGAATTGAAAATACTTGAATTTGCCATCTTGAAATTGAAATGTGTAATCATCTCACCTAAAAGCTTAAACTGATCTAATTACGGCAACTTCTTATGAGGTAAAGCTAACATATTTGCAGATTGTAAAGGATGGTTATCAGTGGAGAAAGTATGGTCAGAAAGTAACCAGAGACAATCCTTCTCCAAGAGCTTACTTCAGGTGCTCTTTTGCTCCTGGCTGCCCCGTCAAAAAGAAGGTAAAACTCCAAAACCCAATTTTGTTACTACTAGTTCACAATCACTCTTTTTATAAGCTATGTTATACTGAAAGTTGGGTTAAGTCCTGAGGAGAACATGAATGTACTACTTAATTAGGACGCCTAATATGTTCTCGGTATCCAGTAACCGAAAAGAGTCAATTAGGGGTAATATAAAATGTAAAACAGTGAAGCAAAAATGAGCTCACTATATAGTTTTAGTATGCAACGCTGATTTCTTTCTTCCTCACAGCTAAAGATAGTATAAAGCCCTTTTACACTGTTTGGTCATCATATAATCGTCCATGAAAAATGAGATTAGTTACATCAATAATAAGACAGGTTTCTTGCTACAACAGACTAGAAACACAAATCCTTTTTCGTAATTCTACTGCTATAGTGGCTAGCTAGATTAATTAGATAATTGTACAAAAGATGGTGACCAATTCTATAGTTATTCTAACAAGAAGCTGTGCGGCATTTTTCAGGTGCAAAGAAGCATAGACGATCAGTCAATTGTGGTGGCAACATATGAAGGAGAACATAACCATCCAATAAACCCTTCAAAACCAGAGGCAGCTGCtggtactactactactactactacttccAGCGGCAGCCGTTTAAATGTGAGAACTATTGTGGGTACTACTGCTTCAGTCCCTTGCTCTACCACTCTCAATCCCTCAGGACCAACCATTACTCTCGATCTTACTGAACCTAAAACAGTTGCAAAAGGCGATATCATGAAGACGAGTAGCAGTATTAGTCCTACAGGCGGCAATAGCCATAGGACAACAGAAAGGGATCACTATAGTAAGCCAGAGTTTCAACAGTTCTTGATAGAGCAAATGGCTTCTTCATTGACTAAAGATCCAAGTTTCAAAGCAGCACTTGCTGCTGCCATTTCAGGAAAAATTCTCCAACataataatcaaacaagtagatGGTAAACGAAAGTCCTGCACACCAGTCAATTTCTATTTATGGATAGGCTAGACAATTGTTCAATGTTTTCCAACTTAGACTCATTTGGAAagttaagtaaaaaaaaaagagaaacaagTTGTTCAATGTAAATACAGAAAAAGTGTAGCTTTCGAGACGCAAAGTTGGACTGGAAAGTGCACGTGAGAATGGGATCTTGCCATGGACTAATTATCAACAGCAGCCATATTGGGTCCTGCATATGGACCAAACTTGTTCTGAGTTTTTGCTAGATTGAGACTGCATGGTCCTTAACATTTAAGTTGTTGAATTTGACAACGTTGGAGAATATTGAAATGAGATTAAGAAATATCCAATTATATTTGCTTCTGGATGCTCAGCTAATTATCTATGAGTTCAAGTTAATGTACACTGACATTGAATAATTTTATTACAGCGTCAATTTAAGTTACATAAAATAAGTTGGGATAATAAGCATGATCTGGTAATCTGAAAAATATAGGATGTAACCTGCTATAATATATAATCATGATTCTGACGCAACAATCGTTTCTGATTCCAGCCACTTGCATGAAAGCGTACACCTCAGTTGGTCCAACTCCCTAACAAGGTCTGGTCTTATTCTTTTAGTTTTTGATGTCTTAGTTGGCTGTTGGTATCCAAACTAACTATAAGCTTGACAGCCCGGTGCGCTAAGCTCTCGTTATGTGCGGTGTCCGGGTAAGGGTGGGTAAGGGTCGGAGCACAAGAGTCTATTGTACGCAATTttaccttgcatttctgcaagacGCTTTTTTcacagctcgaacccgtgacctcctggtcacatggcaacaactttatcAGTTATGTCAAGGCACTTTTTCAAACTAACTATAGGCTTGTGGTCCACAAAACCCCGTATGTATATGTCAAAGGACCCGTCCTCGTTGATTATGTGCACCATAGCTAGGAGAACAAGGCAATGAAATCAAAGTCATGCTCAAGTCCACCAGCTACTAAAGAGTTCttgttttattttccttcttttttc
It includes:
- the LOC104118379 gene encoding probable WRKY transcription factor 40 — protein: MEFTSLVDTSLDLSFRPLPVLDKVAKQEVQSNFTGLSRDTMLVKDEAGDLLEELNRVSSENKKLTEMLTVVCENYNALRNQLMEYMNNQQNNGVVDDSAGSRKRKAENISNPNNNNKNNNLDIVCGRSSESSSSDEESSCKKPREEHIKTKVSVVSMKTEASDTSLIVKDGYQWRKYGQKVTRDNPSPRAYFRCSFAPGCPVKKKVQRSIDDQSIVVATYEGEHNHPINPSKPEAAAGTTTTTTTSSGSRLNVRTIVGTTASVPCSTTLNPSGPTITLDLTEPKTVAKGDIMKTSSSISPTGGNSHRTTERDHYSKPEFQQFLIEQMASSLTKDPSFKAALAAAISGKILQHNNQTSRW